The Medicago truncatula cultivar Jemalong A17 chromosome 4, MtrunA17r5.0-ANR, whole genome shotgun sequence genome includes a region encoding these proteins:
- the LOC11443586 gene encoding hypersensitive-induced response protein 1, producing the protein MGNLLCCVQVDQSTVAMREGFGKFEEVLQPGCHCMPWFLGKRIAGHLSLRLQQLDIKCETKTKDNVFVNVVASIQYRALADKANEAFYKLSNTRGQIQAYVFDVIRASVPKLYLDDAFEQKNEIAKAVEEELEKAMSAYGYEIVQTLITDIEPDEHVKRAMNEINAAARMRLAAKEKAEAEKILQIKRAEGEAESKYLSGMGIARQRQAIVDGLRDSVIGFSVNVPGTSAKDVMDMVLVTQYFDTLKEIGAASKSSAVFIPHGPGAVRDVASQIRDGLLQGSHQ; encoded by the exons ATGGGGAATCTTTTGTGTTGCGTGCAAGTTGATCAGTCTACGGTGGCTATGAGAGAaggttttggaaaatttgaagaGGTGCTTCAGCCAGGATGCCATTGCATGCCATGGTTCCTTGGAAAACGAATTGCCGGTCATCTCTCCCTTCGGCTACAACAATTGGATATAAAATGTGAGACCAAGACAAAG GATAATGTCTTTGTCAACGTTGTTGCTTCTATTCAATACCGTGCCTTGGCAGACAAGGCTAATGAGGCATTTTACAAACTTAGCAACACAAGGGGCCAAATTCAAGCTTATGTTTTTGATG TAATTAGGGCCAGTGTTCCAAAACTCTACTTGGATGATGCTTTTGAGCAGAAAAATGAAATTGCAAAAGCTGTGGAAGAAGAACTTGAgaag GCTATGTCAGCTTATGGATATGAAATTGTTCAAACACTGATTACTGATATAGAGCCAGATGAGCATGTGAAGCGGGCTATGAATGAAATCAACGcag CTGCAAGAATGAGGttagcagctaaggagaaagcgGAGGCAGAGAAGATCTTGCAAATAAAGCGAGCCGAGGGTGAGGCTGAGTCCAAATATCTCTCTGGGATGGGTATTGCTCGCCAACGTCAAGCCATTGTGGATGGTTTGAGAGACAGTGTGATTGGATTCTCGGTTAATGTACCAGGGACAAGTGCAAAAGATGTCATGGATATGGTCCTTGTCACTCAATACTTTGACACTTTGAAAGAAATTGGGGCTGCCTCCAAGTCTTCTGCTGTGTTCATTCCACATGGACCTGGCGCTGTTCGCGATGTTGCTAGCCAAATTCGCGATGGACTTCTCCAGGGTTCTCATCAGTAG
- the LOC11443587 gene encoding hypersensitive-induced response protein-like protein 1, whose protein sequence is MGNLLCCVQVDQSTVAMKEGFGKFEEVLQPGCHCMPWFLGKRIAGHLSLRLQQLDIKCETKTKDNVFVNVVASIQYRALADNANDAFYKLSNTRSQIQAYVFDVIRAYVPKLNLDDTFEQKNEIAKAVEEELEKAMSAYGYEIVQTLIVDIEPDEHVKRAMNEINAAARMRVAAKEKAEAEKILQVKRAEGEAESKYLHGVGIARQRQAIVDGLRDSVIGFSVNVPGTSAKDVMDLVLVTQYFDTMKEIGAASKSSAVFIPHGPGAVRDVVSQIRDGLLQGSHE, encoded by the exons ATGGGGAATCTTTTGTGTTGTGTGCAAGTTGATCAATCTACAGTGGCTATGAAAGAGggttttggaaaatttgaagaGGTGCTTCAGCCAGGATGCCATTGCATGCCATGGTTCCTTGGAAAACGAATTGCTGGTCATCTCTCTCTTCGGCTACAGCAATTGGATATAAAATGTGAGACCAAGACAAAG GATAATGTCTTTGTGAACGTCGTTGCTTCTATTCAATACCGTGCCTTGGCAGACAACGCCAATGATGCATTTTACAAACTTAGTAACACAAGGTCCCAGATTCAAGCTTATGTTTTTGATG TAATTAGAGCATATGTTCCAAAACTCAACTTGGATGATACTTTTGAGCAGAAAAATGAAATCGCAAAAGCTGTGGAAGAAGAACTTGAGaag GCTATGTCAGCTTATGGCTATGAAATTGTTCAAACACTGATTGTTGATATAGAGCCAGACGAGCATGTGAAACGGGCtatgaatgaaatcaatgcCG CTGCAAGAATGAGAGTGGCAGCTAAAGAAAAGGCAGAGGCAGAGAAGATCTTGCAAGTAAAGCGAGCCGAGGGTGAGGCTGAATCTAAATATCTCCATGGGGTGGGTATTGCTCGTCAACGTCAAGCCATTGTGGATGGTTTGAGAGACAGTGTGATTGGATTTTCAGTTAATGTACCAGGGACAAGTGCTAAAGATGTCATGGATTTGGTCCTTGTCACTCAATACTTTGACACTATGAAAGAAATTGGTGCTGCCTCCAAATCTTCTGCTGTGTTCATTCCACACGGACCTGGTGCTGTTCGCGATGTAGTAAGCCAAATTCGTGACGGACTTCTCCAGGGTTCTCATGAGTAG